From the Candidatus Hinthialibacter antarcticus genome, the window CAAAACCTATTATTTTTTTGATGTATTAGCAAAGATGATGACGCAATATTTTTGAATCATGAAAACAATATAGGAAAAACAATAAAAATGAATACATAAAAATCAGATTAACGAAGAACTAACAACCTATATAACAAAACATTTACTCTGAATAACTCATCTAGTTTTATATAAGAAAAATAATCCCCTTGCTCTTTCGCAACAAAAAAACATACATAACAATGCCTTTTTCTAAAAAAAGGCAAATTACTTCTAATAATTGTGAATCAACAAAGATGAAAAAAACGAGGTGTATAAGTAACGGCTACTTAGTAAAACCACTCTAACGGAATCCTAACAAACTACAAAAATAAATGTTTATAAAATGTCGTTTATGCAATCAACTTATCGACAACATTGCCAAATACATCCGTCAATCGGAAGTCGCGGCCCTGAAAACGATAAGTCAATTTTTTATGTTCTAAGCCCATGAGCCGTAGGATCGTCGCATGTAAGTCATGCACATGCACCGGGTCTTCCACGACGTGATATCCCAAATCATCGGTCTTGCCGACGGTGGTTCCCGCGTTCACGCCGCCGCCCGCCATCCACATAGTAAACGCGTGAGGGTGATGATCGCGTCCAAAAAACGTCGAGCCGTTACGCGCCTCATTCATTGGAGTGCGACCAAATTCGCCGCCCCATACGATCAGCGTTTCATCTAGCAGGCCGCGTTGTTTCAGGTCTTTGATGAGCGCCGCAATCGGTTGGTCGGTTTCTTTGCAGCGTTGCGGAAGCGAGTGCATGATGTCGTCGCCCTCGCCGGTGCCGTGCGAATCCCACCCCCAATGATGCAGTTGCACCATGCGCACGCCGCGCTCAACCAGTCGCCGCGCGAGCAAACAGTTGTTCGCAAACGACGCCTTGCCGGGGTTCGTGCCGTACATCTCATGGATGGCTTGCGGTTCCTGCGAAACGTCCATCAGTTCGGGAACGCTGCTTTGCATCCGGTACGCCATTTCATATTGTCCCATGCGAGTGAGAATTTCCGGGTCGCCCATTTCTTCAAACGACAGGCGGTTGATATCATTGATGGCTTCGATGGATTCTTCACGAACATTGTGGGGAACGCCGTCGGGGTTCGAGACGAACAACACCGGATCGCCTTGCGAGCGGAACTCGACGCCCTGATAAATCGTTGGCAAAAACCCGCTGCTCCAACATGACTTGCCCCCGTCAGGCTGCTTGACCGAAGTCAGTACGACATAGCCGGGCAGGTCGCTGTTTTCCGTACCCAATCCATACGTCAACCAGGAACCCATGCTGGGCCGGTTTGGTTGAAACCATCCATTCAACATAAACAATTGAGCGGGCGCATGATTAAACTGGTCGGTGTGCATCGAACGGACGACCGCAATGTCGTCGGCGATTTCTGCGAGGTGCGGCATCAGTTCCGAGATGACGACGCCCGACTGACCGCGCTGTTTAAACTCATACGGCGATCCCAATAATTTTGGCGTCCCGCGAATAAACGCAAACTGGTCGCCTTTCAAAAACTCGTCAGGACACGGTTCGCCATTATATTTGTTGAGCGTCGGTTTGGGGTCGAACAAGTCCAATTGCGACGGCGCGCCCGCCATGTGTAAAAAGATAACGCGCTTCGCCTTAGCGGGAAAATGAGGCGCGCGCGCAGCCAATGGGTTTGCGGGCGCCTGCGGCGCTGCGTAGCCGGAGCCTTGCAGCAAAGACGTAAGCGCAAGCGCACCCAAACCAAGGCCTGATTCTTTCAAAAAATAACGCCGCGTCGTCTCTTCAACGTCGCGAACGGTTTGCAACGGCGCCTCGCGTGCTTTGTTTTTCATTGCGGCGACATCCTCAATCAAGTTTTATTCAGGGTCTCATCTAAATTTAAAATTACATTGGCGGTCATAGTCCACGCCGCTAGCGCCGCAGCGTTTTCTTTGCTTTCAACGCCAATCACTTGCTGCGCTTTATCCGGGTGTTCACCATAAAAAACAAGCATGGATTGGTAATACTCCATCAGCCGCTTGGATTCCATCCGGTTGGGTTTTCGCACAACGCAACGCCGAAAGCCGTATTCGATTCCCAATTCGGTTTGGTCTTGCCCAGCCTTCATCATCAACCGCGCCAGCGACTGCGCGGCTTCAAAATAGGCGGGGTCATTCAACGTCACCAACGCTTGCAACGGCGTGTTGGTGCGAATGCGGCGCGTACAGGAAATCTCGCGGCTGGTTGCGTCAAAGGTTACAATCGCAGGATAGGGCGCGGTGCGCTGCCAGTGCGTATAAACGCCGCGACGGTATTGATCGCCGTTCGCGCTGGTTTTCCATT encodes:
- a CDS encoding DUF1501 domain-containing protein, which produces MKNKAREAPLQTVRDVEETTRRYFLKESGLGLGALALTSLLQGSGYAAPQAPANPLAARAPHFPAKAKRVIFLHMAGAPSQLDLFDPKPTLNKYNGEPCPDEFLKGDQFAFIRGTPKLLGSPYEFKQRGQSGVVISELMPHLAEIADDIAVVRSMHTDQFNHAPAQLFMLNGWFQPNRPSMGSWLTYGLGTENSDLPGYVVLTSVKQPDGGKSCWSSGFLPTIYQGVEFRSQGDPVLFVSNPDGVPHNVREESIEAINDINRLSFEEMGDPEILTRMGQYEMAYRMQSSVPELMDVSQEPQAIHEMYGTNPGKASFANNCLLARRLVERGVRMVQLHHWGWDSHGTGEGDDIMHSLPQRCKETDQPIAALIKDLKQRGLLDETLIVWGGEFGRTPMNEARNGSTFFGRDHHPHAFTMWMAGGGVNAGTTVGKTDDLGYHVVEDPVHVHDLHATILRLMGLEHKKLTYRFQGRDFRLTDVFGNVVDKLIA